The proteins below come from a single Saimiri boliviensis isolate mSaiBol1 chromosome 16, mSaiBol1.pri, whole genome shotgun sequence genomic window:
- the CCDC169 gene encoding coiled-coil domain-containing protein 169 isoform X3, which produces MPVESLNILLKQLEKEKRTLESQVKYYAFKLEQESKAYHRINNERRSYLAEMSQGSSLHQVSKRQQMDQLPRMQENFVKTGRYNPANQKIVSVKRGPVKKITRSNHLPELYP; this is translated from the exons gAATCCTTAAACATATTACTTAAACAgctagagaaagagaagaggactCTTGAAAGTCAAGTGAAATACTATGCATTTAAACTGGAACAAGAATCAAAG GCCTACCACAGGATCAACAATGAACGCCGTTCATACCTAGCTGAAATGTCTCAG ggTTCTAGCTTACATCAAGTTTCTAAAAGGCAACAGATGGATCAACTGCCTAGAATGCAAGAGAATTTCGTGAAAAC GGGAAGATATAATCCAGCTAATCAGAAGATAGTGAGTGTCAAGAGAGGACCAGTAAAAAAGATTACAAGATCAAACCATCTTCCAGAACTCTATCCGTGA